The following DNA comes from Ictalurus punctatus breed USDA103 unplaced genomic scaffold, Coco_2.0 Super-Scaffold_100046, whole genome shotgun sequence.
taCAGTCTTACTGGTATTCCACAAACTCCACATTTCAAGTCTACCAACAGTGTAACAGAGGTAATTTCCTACTGCCTAACTCATATTCTCTACCCCTAACCCCTTAACTCCAAAAGCCTAACCCCTAGCCCATTAGTACCAAGTGCTTGTGATCAGGGTGTGGTTCAGGAGGTATGGAGAGTTCAGTTCCTTGTTCTAAAGATATTGAGACCACAGTGTCAGAAACTGAAACTCGTCCACCTGGATTTTCTGCTGTCTGTGTTGTAAACAACATTAATCTGAATTTGACTAAACCAGAAGAAATAAATGTCACAGCGTCTCAGATTGTTTCCGAATAAGCAAACAGACACACCTCCCCACCAAACAATCAGCTTTAGGGGTACggtacactttagtatttttacttttaactaTATGTTTTCTTACTCTTCCTCAAATAGAGATGTTCTATGCGTAGTAAAAGGTCGGTTGTACCGGAGCTGaagtttctcttttctttttcttgctgaGTAAGAAAAGTCCAGAAAGCAGGAGGGCAGTTCTCAATAGAGGAATTGTTTTTGAAAGTTTTTGCTAGAATGCTTGCAATTTCTTTTTTGAAGAGTGTGCCGTGCtgttgtatttgtatgtgttgtATTTACAGTGACCAGCGTGTGCAGAAAGCGCAGGACCCGGTCCAGGCCGAGTCACAGCTGCACAGCCTCATGATGGACAGCGTTAATCAGAACTCAGGACCCAGTTGGCTCCCGCTGTCATGGCAACAGGGCCCAGACCAACACACGACGATGGATGATGTCAAAACCACGCCACCCTGCCATAACCTCAGCCCACCTGCCGTGGTGGATCTCACCCAATCAGGATCAGACGAGCTGGAGATGATGAGCATGGGAGGGATGGAGATGAAGGATGAGCATGTGATGGATTTATCTACACAGGTGACAGGACAGTTATTTTGGACAAGTGTTTAAGAGCATAAATGATGAGGAGCGTTTAATCATAGAGGAGAAATCCgatcatacacactcacacactcactgatgCATCTAAACCTCTGCCACTGGAGCTATAGATGAATCTGACCCCACACCCAACAATGATAGTGGTAGGCAGAAATCAGTATATTTCACTGCAGCAGACGAGTCCTTGCTCTGCCCCACcaagaagaaaaaactgaaaGTCATCTATGATGGTGAGGAAGAGGggcatgaagaagaagaagaggtggAGAAACCTGTTTTGGCTAGCAGTCCATTAGCTCGCAGCATCATGGGCCTCAGATCTTCCACACCCGAATCCATGCTGAATAATGGCACCAACCGCAGATGCAGCATAAACACATCAATCGCATCACGACGCTCATGAGTACAGTCACAGCTGCAGGatatggaggaggaagaggaggaaccaGAGACGAAAGAGGAAAAATTAGAGGAGTGGGAGGAGCCAGAGGACAAGCCAGAGTCTAGTGAACACATAGTTGAGtgcgaggaggaagaggaaggtgaTGGTAAAGAGCTTCACTAACGTTCAACTGGCCTCTAGTGAAGTTGTGCATCAGTGTGCAGCCACTGAAGTGCAGAGTCCAAATGATGTCAAACATCAAGAGGAATCGTTTGATTcactggtgcattctgggaaacagtGTTTGTCTGAAGGGACGAAACAGGAAGCACTGGACTTTTTTCATTGACATTGACATTAACACTGGAGACAGTGAGATACAACTGCTCATCAGCTTACTGTACAGACACCTgagtcactgacacacacacacacacctgctcatcaTCCAACCATACAGACACAGTCACggacacacacagtgtgtgggtgggtcTTCCAGCTAAAGTGGTTTAGAATTAGGCCTAGATTTGAGGAATGCTGTATGGTGTGTGCTCTATGCCATATGAGGAGTTTTGTACATCAAAGCAAGCACTGATCATGTTTGGGGACACAAGCTCCGCCTGCTTGCCCTTTATGTACGTTATGCAACATggctaaattttttttactttttcttcaATTCAAGCACTGAGATGAACAGCCACATCTGTTTCAGATTCATATTTACACTTACTCTTGCACTATTAACACTAAATCCCATTACctgtatttatgaatattaacatttgctATTTTCATTACTTCTGCTACTCCAATTAATAATCTTGCTGTtcatattgttatttaataatataactgtCAATCTAGCATCTAAAATTTTCACACTCCAACCAGACATCCCAAATAGCAAGTACGTTTGGGCCACATGTGGGTATTATCCGTCACATATGGCCTAGATATAGCACCGCTGAACAGAtatgggccaaattgtgaccATATTTGTCCTCGTCCTGCAGAGTATCCTCATTAGAGAACAGCAAGTCATGACAGGACACGCCAAACACATTCATGCCCTTCAGAGAGGAGATGTGGCACTGCAGCTCAGGGTCGGAGCGGCACGCAGACGAGTGGAGCGACTGCAGCTGCAGCCGAATGGAGGACGAGTACGTGTCCTCCAGTGTGAAAAGCTCCTTCAGCTCCTGCTTAGAGAAGTACCGACATGGGTTCTTATCACCCGTCCTCTGGTGGATCAAAGAGTTCTTAAACACCTATAGTaggaaaacacacacgtgcacatacatgtgcaaatacacacacaagcacacacatgacGAAAATATATCGTATAGATGTACCGGTTCAAGTAAGAATTTTAAATACGCgaccaggaagaaaaaaaaaaaaacgtttgtaCACCCTGGTGTCACGAATCAAGGATGggttcggaagcaatcgcagatatataacatttattatatgaacaaacaacaaaacatagacactacgacaactaggcaaaatactgtggcatgaaacaaaacatgtaacATGGCAGTCTAATACAACACAAGACAGTgaatcagtgcagacaatggctatatatacacgagtgctcattaaccaaaacgtgaatcaggtgcaggtggtcatgtgacatgtagtgcagtgcagtggctgatgggaagtggagtccagagcttcctgatacgtgacagaaccctcccccaagggcgctactcccggagcgcccaaaattatacgtcctccatctggtggtcctggccccctggagaaaatgtcccccgcaaaatcaggaggccgggcggcttctacaatggcacagggaggctgagatatttcctcggcagagcatgaaagcggcgcgacgtccccagctgaactggaaggctgAGAGAAGTcccccgtgcggccagggagaggagcgtgggtctcctcgaagcagaaggggggaactctagttgccatggagcaggcgggttgagcgacgacctcagctgaacggggaggctgagcgacgacctcagctgaacggggaggctgagcgacgacctcagctgaacggggaggctgagcgacgacctcagctgaacggggaggctgagcgacgacctcagctgaacggggaggctgagcgacgacctcagctgaacggggaggctgagcgacgacctcagctgaacggggaggctgagcgacgacctcagctgaacggggaggctgagcgacgacctcagctgaacggggaggctgaggctctgaggtcactatgtgaaccttgggcataggcagagcttggctggccgtgtcggcggactgtggcgtgagcggagcttggcggtgcgtgtcggcggactgtggcgtgagcggagcttggctgggtgTGAGCGGCATTTGGTCATTTGGGTCAGTAGGCCTGAACGTGAACTCAGGGACGCGAGGCTTgatttggacctcagggacgcgaggcttgatttggacctcagggacgcgaggcttgatttggacctcagggacgcgaggcttgatttggacctcagggacgcgaggcttggctgggaccttagggacttgagacttgactgggactcgGACATCAAAGCCTGGTGCTAGTGCCTCCCCGCTGACCCTTTgccggcaggtgagcccacctcgtggagctcaggttcgagctctgaggtcaccctgtcggtcccgggctgggtctctgtACTGAACACAAACTCCCCCTTGTACctggactcctcctcctgttggcatAGCATGGCATAGTCCTGCATGAACATAGGCGGTAAGTTGAAGCCCAGGTAATTCCTGGCGTCCTGCTGCTTTCGTAGCGCAGCTTGGTAATCTTCCGACTGTTGGCGCAACGTGGCAAAgtactccactaacattggtGGCATCCTGACGCCCCAGATATCCATCTtggcgatctgctgcttctgattgttggtctttcgttctgtcacgattcaaggttgagccagaagcaattgcagtatataacatttatttaaacaatcaaagaacaaaactaagacaactaggcaaaatactgtggcatgaaacaaaacacgggaacacgaaagtctaagacaacgaaagaccgtgaatcagtgcagacaatggctatatatacacacaggagtgctcattaaccaaaacgtgaatcaggtgcaggtggtcatgtgacatgtagtgcagtgcagtggctgatgggaagtggagtccagagcttcctgaTACGTGACACCTGgcacatgtgtttgtttgtttgttttttttttttaaagtttttaaataataacaagaacattaatactgaaataacacacacacaaatatgctgtgaaatcttaaactttttaaatgttatatttaaattttttgcacATACTCAACATCTCACCCAGGTTACTTTTCTTAAAGTTCTCAAATGAACAGAGCTCCTTACTGCTTCCCCTGAGGTCCACAGGAAAACTGCTCTTTTTAGGGCTTCAACAATtagttttataaacaaatactctCGACTATTTTTAATCAACTACTCCTGGGTAGCTGGAGTACTACTCCACTAAGCTTTTGTGGAATGCCTTAAGCAGAATGAACTTAAGAATTCATTTAGGCGACTTATTAGAAGGAATGTAAAAAGTgagttcttaaaaaaataaataaataaataaatgaaaatagataaataaaacctgAGATGTATCTTGATCTCTGGTTTCCCTTATCGATGGCTTGTAACTTGCTTATCCAAGTCGATGGATGTAACTACCACCCCAAAGTGACAGAGAAAGGATACATGGCGtaatggactatcaaatatcaacagatattaaatgaaaacctgactgcctctgacagaaagcttcaaattggccgtggttggatcttccagcaggacagtgatccaaaacatacatcaagatcaacacaaaaacggtttactgttactgtatttgttacacaaatacaatcacacacacgcttgTGTAGTTTCAGTTTGAATGTGTAAGCTCTGGGAGATTCACACACTAGAGGGTTTGAGTGGTTTCCCCctgcagtgtctccagttttacaaatgcagtaaaaatgGGAGACAGGAGTTAAGTggtgcagagacacacacacacacacacacacatactgactgGTATGTAAATATACCGTAATATGTATGTAAATGATACACACCTCTCAGCTCAGGGGTGCATTAACACAGCagcctgcactctgacccccaCCTCATTATACTTTAATGATGTCCAGTGGATATATTCTGATGTATATATAACAAGTTCAATCACctgatttctttagcttttgatactctatggctgctcctaaggccatacagacttcatatgaatccataatgaactttttcacactaactgttgttacccagatgaggacgggttcccttctgagtcgggttcctctcaaggtttcttcctcttaaaacatcttagggagtttttccttgccaccgtcgccactcagtggcttgctcagttgggataaattcacacctttaatatctgtataccgtgttgatatttctgtaaagctgctttgagacaatgtctattgtaaaaagcgctgtacaaataaaattgaattgaactgcacttactcctaaggtcagatcaggttaacgttctttgcttccccatgaggcacaataagtttacagactttgaaagtaacactggcttgatctaagacagtgaaaaatagtcaagtgcacatagcaagctttgtttcatgctttgtgtcgaTGATCAGCTCATTGTATTgggacaaatatatatatatatatatatatatatatatatatatatatatatatatatatatatatatatatatatatatatatataatattatattatattatatatatatatatatatatatctctctgcAGATCGCATATTTAAGCTAAACACATCCAATTTGGATCTACATCTTATTGATCAccacacatccatgaagactttcctgtacatcacaAATTAGATTTTTGACTTTTCGGTCACAAAACATCcagactgattgattaatactagctaatttatttgtaattgcTCATATAAAGGTCATATTTTCTagacaaactatttactgttagctgctgatctattgcctatatccacaaacatttgaaagcagcaaaactttttatttgggattaagtagaaggctgtctagaagtaacattttgcccaactcctcacctctgccagcagtgagagtgcatgacgtggccacagctgccggtatgggtaccaaaggacaggtcagggtgcatgaagaggggatcacagctctctgtaacacacatgtatccttcagaaataagcacactggCTACTCAAACCTATCCAATTACTTGACCTGCACACTGTAAACCATAACCTTACCTGGATTGTGAGGGGGTCTTTTGCGGTTCTTGGACATGACCGTAGAGCGTTGGACAAAGGCAGCGAGCACCATGGCGGTGCCATCAGG
Coding sequences within:
- the LOC128630131 gene encoding E3 ubiquitin-protein ligase UBR2 isoform X2, whose protein sequence is MAQTLESQSHFINKYIDLLTQDSEDLDASASTSAEHSPSSCDSALVCVGPRRWRARGGERRQMEMRILCHEAQEILPDGTAMVLAAFVQRSTVMSKNRKRPPHNPESCDPLFMHPDLSFGTHTGSCGHVMHSHCWQRTKDQQSEAADRQDGYLGRQDATNVSGVLCHVAPTVGRLPSCATKAAGRQELPGLQLTAYVHAGLCHAMPTGGGVQVQGGVCVQYRDPARDRQGDLRART
- the LOC128630131 gene encoding E3 ubiquitin-protein ligase UBR2 isoform X3, giving the protein MSREDPRPFLAISCPSSCDSALVCVGPRRWRARGGERRQMEMRILCHEAQEILPDGTAMVLAAFVQRSTVMSKNRKRPPHNPESCDPLFMHPDLSFGTHTGSCGHVMHSHCWQRTKDQQSEAADRQDGYLGRQDATNVSGVLCHVAPTVGRLPSCATKAAGRQELPGLQLTAYVHAGLCHAMPTGGGVQVQGGVCVQYRDPARDRQGDLRART
- the LOC128630131 gene encoding uncharacterized protein LOC128630131 isoform X4; protein product: MPLTPSQAPLTPQSADTHRQAPLTPQSADTASQALPMPKVHIVTSEPQPPRSAEVVAQPPRSAEVVAQPPRSAEVVAQPPRSAEVVAQPPRSAEVVAQPPRSAEVVAQPPRSAEVVAQPPRSAEVVAQPPRSAEVVAQPACSMATRVPPFCFEETHAPLPGRTGDFSQPSSSAGDVAPLSCSAEEISQPPCAIVEAARPPDFAGDIFSRGPGPPDGGRIILGAPGVAPLGEGSVTYQEALDSTSHQPLHCTTCHMTTCT